In Sphaerodactylus townsendi isolate TG3544 linkage group LG13, MPM_Stown_v2.3, whole genome shotgun sequence, one DNA window encodes the following:
- the LOC125442900 gene encoding transcriptional regulator ATRX-like: MTPLQCKLYQFYLDRLTGVGSSTEGGRGKAGAKLFQDFQMLSRIWTHPWCLQLDYISKENKGYFDEDSLDEFIASDSEETSVSLSSEEYTTKKKTKGKKSKKDSSSGESSSDNDVEVIKVWNSRSRGGGEGNIDEPINNPPSTEKVEEGKTTSTSNPGSPAPDWYKDFVTEADAEILEHSGKMVLLFEILRMAEELGNKVSRPEKVVSTRAAVNRIQAIQAIEPAPPSE, translated from the exons ATGACCCCTCTCCAGTGTAAACTGTATCAGTTCTACTTGGATCGTTTAACAG GTGTCGGCAGCAGcacagaaggtgggagggggaaggctggAGCTAAACTCTTCCAGGATTTCCAGATGTTAAGCAGGATTTGGACTCATCCTTGGTGCTTGCAGCTTGACTATATTAGCAAAGAAAATAAG GGCTATTTTGATGAAGACAGCCTCGATGAGTTCATAGCATCCGATTCCGAGGAAACGTCAGTCAGCTTAAGCTCTGAGGAATATACTAC GAAGAAAAAAACCAAGGGGAAGAAATCAAAGAAAGACAGCAGCTCCGGGGAAAGCAGCAGTGATAATGATGTTGAAGTGATTAAAGTCTGGAATTCAAGATCTCGTGGAGGTGGAGAAGGAAACATAGATGAACCAATAAACAACCCTCCAAGCACTGAAAAGGTGGAAGAAG GTAAAACCACGTCCACTTCCAACCCGGGCAGCCCAGCGCCAGACTGGTACAAAGATTTTGTCACTGAAGCTGATGCTGAAATACTGGAGCATTCTGGGAAGATGGTTCTTCTCTTTGAAATCCTTCGCATGGCCGAGGAGCTGGGAAATAAAGT TTCCAGACCAGAGAAGGTGGTCAGTACTCGTGCCGCCGTCAATCGTATCCAGGCCATCCAGGCCATAGAACCGGCACCGCCATCAGAGTAG